CCATTTCTTTTATGGAGAGTGGTTTGTCAGCATCGTGCTTCATATAATGAAGAATTCCTTCTTTTGTCGTATCTGTTGTCATACTAGTTTACTCCTTTCATGGCGGGAGAGTGGAAGACGCACCTTAGTCATTCCAGTCTAATTCCTCTAAAAATGCATAAATGTCTTCATGCAACTGATCCCGCTCTTTATCTAATGTAATAACATGCCCCGACTCTTCGTACCATTTTAATTGCTTATGATGGCTCTCAATTTCATCATGGATAATATTAGCGCTATCAGTATTAATCATGGCATCATGACGAGCTTGTACGACAAATGTTGGGGCATAGATCATGTCAATATGATCTCTGACTTCTTTGTTTAACGCTTGTAATGACTTTAATGTCGTCATCGGTGTTTCTTTAAATTTTTCCATTTCCTGTTCTATTTGTTTATCATCTTTACCTTCCCATTTTTTGTATTTCCTTGCATATGCCAAGACTCCTTGATACATCGTTTCCTCACTTTTAATATACATTGGAGCACACATGGGAATAATGCCCTTCACAGGTAGTGTGTACCCAAGCTTTAAGGAAAATACACCTCCTAATGACAAACCCGCAACAGCGATGTCTTCGTGACCCATTTCTTTTAAATGATTATATCCAGCCTGAACATCTTTCCACCAATCATCAGGTCCTGTATGTACTAATTCCTCTGGTGGGACACCGTGCCCTTTCATATGGGGGGCATGAGATGTATATCCTTTTTTTTCTAAAAAGCGTCCGAGTATTCTTACATCAGCTGAATTTCCGGTAAACCCATGTAATAACAGGACGGCACGGTCTCCTGCTTCAAATGTAAATGGTTTTGGTTGTGCAACTTTCATCATTATGCAAACGTCCTTTCATGATCGTTATCTTAATGTGTTTAAAATTAACAAAATCTTGTGTTGTAGAAATTCTCCACAACAATAAAGGTATCAAGTATTTTTAAAAATACGGGTGTGATGGCTACCGCCATTCTTTCTATCTAAATGATGATAAAAGGTATATATAAATGAAAAGAGTAATAATTTATTTATTTTATGAAAAAGCCATCAATCATCTCTAAAAGCTCCTCTTTCTCTTCACCAAACCAAATGTAGTGCTTTGCCTCTGGAAAATAAAAAAGCTCTTTCTCTTCTGATTGAATATGATCGTAGATATATTCTGCACTCTTCTCAGGAACAAGGCCATCATTTTTACCTTGGATGACAAGTGTCGGAGCCGTAATTTCATCCACATGAGGGCGTAATCGCTTTACCATCTTGACAAATTCAAGTGTAGCCGCCATCGGTAAACGTTGAATTTTAGCTTTATAAAATTGATAGATGTCATCTTCAGCTAAATCACCACGAATACTTTCGATGAACCATCCT
The genomic region above belongs to Bacillus sp. A301a_S52 and contains:
- a CDS encoding carboxylesterase, encoding MKVAQPKPFTFEAGDRAVLLLHGFTGNSADVRILGRFLEKKGYTSHAPHMKGHGVPPEELVHTGPDDWWKDVQAGYNHLKEMGHEDIAVAGLSLGGVFSLKLGYTLPVKGIIPMCAPMYIKSEETMYQGVLAYARKYKKWEGKDDKQIEQEMEKFKETPMTTLKSLQALNKEVRDHIDMIYAPTFVVQARHDAMINTDSANIIHDEIESHHKQLKWYEESGHVITLDKERDQLHEDIYAFLEELDWND